The Monodelphis domestica isolate mMonDom1 chromosome 5, mMonDom1.pri, whole genome shotgun sequence DNA segment TTTAGGCCACTGAGTAAgcatatatttaattttgaaaCCTCTGTAAAGTTCTCATTATAATCTTTCTACCTCTTTATCATGTTGATATAAGATACAATTATCTTCATGGTAGTCTTTTTACTAATAGCTATGTATCTTGTCCTTGAAAAAGTTTGAATTTCCTGCTCTGTGATTTTCTGAACTTTTTAAAGTACTAgacaaggggggcagctgggtggctcagtggactgagagccaggcccagagactggaagtcctgggttcaaatctgacctcagacacttcctagctttgtgaccctgggaaaatcatttgactcccattgcctagccattactaatAATATGCTTTAGAATAAATAcacagtaagggtttttaaaaataaaataaagtactagaCAAGGACAAGAAATACAGAGATTGCAAGACTGAATTCTTCAGAACTGTTAAAGGGAGTTGTCAAAAAAGTCATTGTTAGTGTTGAGCCGGACATGTATAATAAAGACTGTAGGCTGTTTAAGTGCAATGATGACCAGCATCAAGGGACAGACTCCACAGGCAATGGACTTATAGCATGGAGGTTCTGGCCAAGGATCATTCTGCTTGGGACTGGGGAGTAGCGGACCAAGAGTAGAAGTTGAGGATGACAGTATCGCCACTTGTAGGGAGGTGcaagaaacaccaaagaaaacctGATTGATCCTACCCAGAGAAGAAGATGATGCTGGTGTGAAAGTGTGCTAGGCAAATCATTTGGCCAGGATGAAATAGGTGAGCAATTGCCCCTAGGAGCGATAAAAAAAATGCACCAGACCTTGAATCCTCTGGCAGTCTGCTTGACCAAGACAAAGGGAGCTGGAGTTAGTGAGATAGTTTCTTCGCTTTTCCCCAGCAACTGTGGAACTATAAAATATAGCAGCAagggcaaaccttttagagacaaagtgccaggccctccccccaccccacttcacCCCCCCCCAGACCTTGTACCATGTCCCTTCTCCCCACCAAGTGCTAGGCATGCCCTCCTCccacttaccccacacaggggagagagaaaccaatcccattgggcttctgggtggAGGGATGGGTGAAGTACTTGGAAGATAGCCAGAAGGAGGTCTACACTGTTGTAGAGAGAATGAGGCCCACAATCAGGCTGTACAGGCCAAGGACCTTGGAGAAGATCAGGATCAGGACCATCCCTGTGCTTAAGGGTTAAGGGAGCAGCTCAgcttgagtccctctgcctttctagtaacaaactgggatgggggagggcagCCAGGTCCCCATAGAGAGTGCTTTATGTGCCAAGTCCATAATAGGGAACATGGGCTCACAAgcggcagagctggaggggagcagagctcttGGGCCACTTCTTTGACCCACTTGGGCCACTGAAGATATTCTTTACTTCACCCATCCCCATTTGCCATCACTATAATATAGGAACGTGTTCTTCTAAAACATAGCTAGGGAGTGCTGGGAATACACAAAGACTGGAGGTTAGAGTACGGGGAAAGGAAGGGAGCTGGGTGTGGTGGTTTTCTGTTCCTCACCAGAGTGatgaaaagatactggaattttaacttagatttttaaaaattctgatacAATTGGATAAATGTATTTTCCTACATTTATGAATAAAGTGAGTATATCTCCTCTGGGTGACACAAcatagggaaagaaaataataatcttaTTAGGAAAGGGGGTCATGGGATATGTTAATCacattgtttttttgtttctttgtttttccagtcAGACTCTTCTTTGGAAACATCACTGAAAGCCTTTGCCCATTGCCCACTGGAAACACACGTTCCCAAATCATACAATTTTCTACTAACGCCAGAACACTACAGCAACCTCTAATTTCAGATGATCACAGCGAAGGAATTCTCAGCACTCGACCTTAACTCCACCTCCCCCAGAGCAATAATCTACctattaactaaataaataaatataaactaaataaggTTAGTCAAGGCACCAGAAATGGAAAATCCTTGCTCCATAAACGTTGTGAACATGTTCAATCTTTATAAATATCCGTTGAAGAGAAAAATGACGATTCGAATTCATCTTTCTACCCAGAGTAGTAACGGTAAACAGAGACTGCAATGGGCCCATTCAAGGGCAAGACAATCTAGCTCCGAGCAATGAGAGTCCCCAAGGCTTGGCGCTTTTACTGGATGAACTCCTACGGGCTGAACTGGACTACTCCACCTAGGGTCAGGCCATTTGTTCTGGAGCAAATTAGGAGACACGAGGTGGTTGAAGACAGGTGGGAGCAGGGGAGAAGGAGTACTTGGAAGACGGGGAGAAGGGGGTCTACAGTGATGTAGACAGAATGAGGCCCACAATCAGGCCGTACAGGCCAAGCACCTCGGAGAAGATCAGGATCAGGACCAGTCCCGCGAACAGTCTGGGCTGTTGTGCTGTCCCGCGAACACCAGCATCGCCTGTAATGCCGATGGTATAACCAGCTGCTACCCCGCACAAGCCCACGGTGATGCCTGATCCCAGCTGAAGTATACTAGTGTGAAGGGAGATGTCCTCCTCCATACTGTGGGCAATGACAACGGCCACCACCAGGCCATAGATGGCGATGATCCCGGCCATGACGATAGGAATGATTGACCTCATGATTTGCTCAGGTCGCATGACTGCTGAGGCTGTGATACCACCGGAACTTTTTCCTATGCCATAAGCTGCACCCAAACTGCTGAAGACTATGGCACATGTGCAACCAACTATGGCCAAGAAGGGTTCGAACCACTTTTGGCTGACTCCTTCCTCCATGTTGGGGCTGGAAAGTGAAAGTGGAGAGGGATGAGAGGCAAGCTCGAGGGTAGGGGTGGCTTGGGGGGTGGAGCCAGTAAAGGACTGGATGGGTGGGTAGACGGTGTGACCCCGTGAACTCTTGAAGTCTAATCacattgggttgttttttttttttaacccttcccttccttagaatcaatactgtatattggttccatggcagaagagtagtcagagaggggcattgggggttaagggattttcCCAGGGTACACAGCTAGAGAATGCTTGAGGCTATATTTGAGCCCggacttggttctcaatccactgaaccacccagctgccccccccccatgttaAGTACTGTATAAGGAGCTTGTAAAATTGATCAAGAATCCCCTCTCATCAACTTTCTTCAACTTGTTATCTTTTAAATCTCACATCAAACTAAGGGCCAACAATGAGTAACTAGGAGTGTTTTCCAGCTAACCCTCAGAAATCTAGGCAGGCAACCTGGGTTTGTACTTGTACAAAATAGGTTTGGGGTCCCAGCTCAAGCCCGGAGCACTTACTGGTAGTTTGTGTAGAGGTTGTACTCTAAACAGTTATCTAGAACACACACCTTTGGGAGGCAAACAGAAACTATTTCTCTATAGAGAAAACAACCTCTTCCACTTACCAAGAGCACTGCATTATGAAATGACCAAGTGCCCAATGAAATGATAGTGGTGGTTATCTTTGgcctccaactttttttttattgactTTTCACAAGTAACTTGTGGAAGGTTTTTTCACTTTGCtgcaattttcttttgtttccagttGTCATTTTTAGCAAATAAAATCAAGATTACTGTGATTTTGTTCCTCCAAAACTTGTCTATTTATATGTCATAGGAAAAGTAACTCACATTTAAGGTGTTAATAgtcaatgtttgttttttaaaagtattaatttGCAGACTAAAAACTGTGATTCTGAGAAATGCCAGCGAAACTAGAACTCTACTCTGTCCTTAGGTGCCAGTCTGTCAGaagcaatttaatttaattttagattGTCATTCTTTTCTGATTTAGAGAGATGTCCAAAATGGCAGTTACCCTATACCATTAGATAGTTGCTGCTTCAGGACAATTTTGAGATAACATTAGTAGGGATCTTGGACAAGGAAAAAGATCacaatatgtttaaaatacaatTTGAGGGTTAACATTCCAAAATAGGCACTCCCTCAGTCCCTTCCTAAACTACCCCCTCAAAAATCCAAAAGAGGTCCTTTGAATGATCACTATTGGACTATTAACACACAGACCATAAAAATCAGTGCTGCTTCTATTTTGTAAATCAAGGTTAAGATAAGTGAGATTATTCTATCCTCTTTCCCAAAGGGAAAAGTTTTTAGGTAGaagaaatactatttttaatacaaataagTTTTCAAGTATGTTTCTAGAGAACTCTCTGCTCCACTTTTATGCCATTCTGCCATAGTCACTGCAGAAGCAAAAGGAGATCTGagtatcattttatatatttttttgtttgatggGTTGTCATGGCCAAGTTGACTtgtaaagcaaattaaaacatcacCAGAGGggactcaatagattgagagtctGGCCCAGAgaaggaagtcctggattcaaagttgacctcagacacttcctagctatgtgattctttttttttttttagtttttaaaacaatattttatgtggtcattttcatacattattcattggaaacagagatcattttcttttcctcccccccactcccgccacccctcccctagccaacgtgccattccactgggtatcacatgtgtcctcgatctgaactcatttccatgttattggtttttgcattagttgttcgtttagagtctctcctcagtcgtatctcCTCCACcccagtagtcaagcagttgcctttccttggtgtttttacacacacagtttgtcctctgtttgagggtagtgttttttctcatagatccctacagactgttcagggacattgcaatgccactaatggagaattccattacattcgattgtaccacagtgtatcagtctctgtgtacattgttttcctggttctgttcctctcactctgcatcacttcctggaggtttttccagttcacatggaattcctccactttattattcctttgagcacaatagtattccatcaccaacatataccacaatttgttcagccattccccaattgaagggcatcccctcattttccaattttttgccaccacaaagacgcagctatgaatattgttgtacaaatcttttccttctgatctctttggggtacaaacccagcagtgctatggctggatcaaagggcagacagtgttttagcgccctttgggcgtagttccaaattgccctccagaatggttggatcaattcacaactccaccagcaatgaattagtgtccccactttgccacatcccctccagcattcattactttcctttgctgccatgttggccaatctgctaggtgtgaagtgatacctcaaagttgttttgatttgcatttctctgattataagagatgtagaacacttcttcatgtgcttattaatagttttgatttctttatctgaaaactgcctattcatgtcccttgcccatttttcaattggagaatggcatgattttttgtacaactggtttagctctttataaatttgagtaattagacctttgtcagaggtttttgttatgaagattgtttcccaatttgttgcttcacctctgattttggatgcattagttttgtttgtataaaacctttttaatttgatgtaatcaaaattattgattttgcattttgtcattttttttctagctcttgcttggttttaaagtctttcctttcccagagatctgacaagtatactattctgtgtttgcctaatttgcttatagtttccttctttatattcaggtcattcacccattctgagtttatcttggtgtagggtgtgagatgttgatgcaaatctaatctgtcccatactgtctttcaattttcccagcagtttttatcaaatagtggatttttgtcccaaaagctggggtctttgggtttgtcatagtcttgctgaggtcatttacccaattctattccactgatcctccgttctgtctcttagccagtaccaaattgttttgatgaccactgctttgtaatatagtttgagatctgggactgcaattcctccttcctttgtatttttttttcattatttccctgcatatccttgatcctttgttcttccaaatgaattttgttatgtttttttctaattcagtaaaaaagttttttggtagttcaataggtatggcactaaatagatagataagtttgggtaggatggtcatttttattatgttagcttgtccaacccatgagcaatcaatgtttttccagttgtttagatctagttttaattgtgtggagggtgttttgtagttgtgttcatatagttcctgtgtttgtctcgggagatagattcctaagtattttatattgtcttgggtgacttcaaatggaatttcactttctaatccttgctgctgaactgggttggagatatatagaaatgctgatgacttatgagggtttattctgtatcctgcaactttgctaaagttgttgattatttcgactagctttttggttgattctctaggattctttaagtaaatcatcatatcatcctcaaagagtgacagcttggtctcctcattgccaattttaataccttcaatttctttttcttctctaattgctactgctagtgtttctagtacaatattaaataataaaggtgataatgggtatattgggaaggcttctagtttatccccattgcagatgatgtttgctgatggttttagatatatactgtttgttatttttaggaaaggcccttctattcctatactttctagtgttttcaataggaatgggtgttgtattttatcgaaggctttttctgcatctattgagatattcatgtgatttttgtcagtttgcttgttaatatggtcaattatgtggatggttttcccaatattgaaccatccttacattcctggtataaatcctacctgatcatagtggatgacccttgtgatgacttgctggagcctttttgctagtatcctatttaagatttttgcatctatattcattagggaaattggcctatagttttctttctctgtttttaacctgcctggctttgggatcagtaccacgtttgtgtcgtaaaatgaatttggtagaaccccttcttggcttattctatcaaatagtttgtataatattgggattagttgttctttgaatgtttgatagaattcatttgtgaatccatctggacctggggattttttcttagggagttctttgatggcttgttcaatttctttttctgatatggggttgtttaggtaatttatttcttcctctgttagtctaggcaatttacatttttgtaattattcatccatatcacctagattgccatatttgttgccacataattgggcatagtagtttttaatgatttccttaatttcctcttcattagagatgaggtcttccttttcatcttggatactgtcaatttggtttttttctttccttttttaattagactgtctagtactttgcctattttatttgttttttcaaactaccagcttccagtcttatttattaagtcaatagttctttgactttcaattttattgatttctcctttgatttttaggatctctaatttagtcttcatttaatgatttttaatttgttcactttctagttttttaatttgcatgcccaactcattgacctctgtccttcttaatttgtttatatatgaactcaaggagataaatttccccctgaggactgctttggctgcatcccataggttttgaaaggatgtctcaccattgtcattttcttcaatgaagaaattattatttaattatatataattatatacaaattatatataatatttataaataaattaaattatatatttataaatttatttattgtttatttaatttatgagttattatttataaattatatataattatatatagtgtaatatatattatatatataaattattaattgtttctacgatttgttctttaactagccagttttggagaatcatatttaatttccaattaatttttgatttatctctccatgtacccttactaattattattttcattgcattgtggtctgagaaggttgcatttattatttctgcccttttgcacttgtttgcaatgtttttgtgccctaacacatggtcaatttttgtgaatgtaccatgtgctgctgaaaagagggggtattcctttttgtccctcttcatttttctccacatgtctactaactctaatttttccaagatttcatccGCTTATCtcatctctcttatttattttttggtttgatttatctagttcggataaagaaaggttcagatctcccattagtatagtttttctatctatttcatccttaaactcctctagtttctcctttagaaatttggatgctataccatttggtgcatacatattgagtacatatatttcctcattgtctatactgcc contains these protein-coding regions:
- the LOC100018100 gene encoding V-type proton ATPase 16 kDa proteolipid subunit c-like, which gives rise to MEEGVSQKWFEPFLAIVGCTCAIVFSSLGAAYGIGKSSGGITASAVMRPEQIMRSIIPIVMAGIIAIYGLVVAVVIAHSMEEDISLHTSILQLGSGITVGLCGVAAGYTIGITGDAGVRGTAQQPRLFAGLVLILIFSEVLGLYGLIVGLILSTSL